Proteins encoded together in one Camelus dromedarius isolate mCamDro1 chromosome 11, mCamDro1.pat, whole genome shotgun sequence window:
- the MDM1 gene encoding nuclear protein MDM1 isoform X5: protein MPVRFKGLSEYQRNFLWKKSYLSESCNSSVGRRYPWAGLRSDQLGTQGKGRTKIQHNNISSLLILVCFA from the exons ATGCCGGTGCGCTTCAAG GGGCTGAGCGAATACCAGAGAAACTTTCTGTGGAAAAAGTCGTATTTGTCAGAGTCCTGTAATTCCTCAGTGGGGCGAAGGTACCCATGGGCTGGACTTCGATCAGATCAATTAG GAACTCAAGGCAAAGGTAGAACCAAGATCCAGCATAATAACATCTCATCCCTTCTCATCTTGGTCTGCTTTGCATAA